The DNA segment CAAtgtagtttatatttttatttgttttatttcccGCTGACCACCAAACATATCTGTATCGTCCCACTTTTATGGATATAGTGTATTGTAGCAATTTTATCACATATATTCGCTCCATAACtattatgtttatttacatgATGAAGCACTCACAGGCAAACTATTCGACCTGTACGCCTGCGTTGGAGAAGGAAAAGATTCGTCCATCGCAACCAAAGCAGCAGAGCATTTTTCGACAACAATACAATTACCGCAGCCGATGAATTCAAACCTGGTCCCTGGGTTCTGCTTCGTCTTAAAACACGTCACAAAGCAATTGGATATACTAAATCTGCGTTACTGTTACCTGGATGCGAATTCATTTCACGAGATCGCTTCGGTCATAAAAGAGATGAAACCAGGACAAGTAAGATATTATTGACATCAATTActtattgttgtttgtttacatttcGACTAATTGTTCCCGAtcaatcaaaatattaaattgctGACTTGTCCCATGTAAGGTTGACGAAAAGTCATAAGTGCGGTAATGTCTATGAGTCACTTATAACTGAGTTAATCTCTGAAGTAATTTTGATGTCAACGTATATATTCATGTCTCTATATTATTACGTTATTGAGATGTTGGTGAAATGGAAAAGATCATGCGTTGTCATCTATTCTGACGTCATATTCACAACACAATCATcgtttaacttttttacataTCAAATTTTTATGGCGGTAACTGGTTAGTTATTACAATTAATATTCGAAAAACTACCGCTTTAATTGTGaacttgaaaactttttctttgcaaCCTCAATTTAAATCATGAATATAACGTTGCTCTGTCTAACTACCCATTACGtcgttaaagttttttaacgtcACAAGGAAGCACAATTATTTAACAACGCGGAGATTTGTCGAAGCCTGGTTGTCAAAATGTCAACAATCGCATTTCCCTCCCTTTAAGTCAATAACCGGCCCCAGTCACTCAATTGATGTTTTGATAATTTGGTAACCTGCAACCGGTGATATGCGCCACCTTGTGTTCATTTACCATGTTTATTACTGTAGTGACAACTTATAtcaatatactgtagttaACTTGAATAATAGTTAAGGTATTATTAGAAACAAACATAAcaactttcaaaaacaactagaaaaaaacataacataacaAACATAACAACTTTTGTCGGTAccacaattaaaaaatattttccgtatttttgtatataaatCACGCACATATTATGTTATCACATATTACAGGGATCGCGAACCTTGTTGGCGAAAGAGCCGTGAAAACCACATATTGTTCAATTTATTTCCGttagagccatataatatttttcaacacttaatgcaactaacttgtgcatttttatgcaaaacctacaattttagacaacggtaaatgtctgaatttactctttaatatCATGCTACTTAAGGTTAATGCGATTTCAGGTGCTGCATggtacagaaattacaaaactacaaataacagaaaagttttattcgtaacaattgtgctaagaaatgccagccAGCTTAGATTTCActgcgagccagatgccgtcatcaaaagagccatatctggctcgcgagccataggttcccgacctctgTTATAATAAGATAGAATCTGTGCATCGATATCATTAGCACTGAGTTGAACCGATCTAGACCAAGTTATAGTTGACGTCatcacaaatatttcaactctAGATTGGAGAGATGGATATCCAAGGTAACGATCTGCAACCATCTAAcatcgatgacgtcatcgggTTGTTGAGAGTCGTGAGATATGAGCTGGTGATGTGGAATTGCTTCATTGGTGATGATGGAAGGAGGCGAGTTGCTAATCAGGATGAAAGGAGAAAGATTCAATCAGCTCTTAACAAGATTCAAACCAGGTTGGTAGTTCGTGATTATCGCATCAGACTTCGGTCACAGAAGTGAATCGGTCTGAACGAGACAAACTCCAAGAAGCGCTAAACGATGCGGGAAACACCAGATGGTTCATCCCTGCACCACACTACGCTCGCAATaactattgtgatgtcattgtaCAACCTTGCATTTGTTGCttgttttatgtaatttgttaACATTGGCGAAGACATCGtacttatgacgtaacaagcaGATGTAGTTCATTTTGTTCATAACCATTCTGAGAAATTcaatatttcattaaaactaTGAAATTAACTTTGGTCgttgttgatgacgtcactcaTGCATTGAGAAATTGATTTACTCGAGCGCGATTACGAGTGGTCAATGCAGCAATGTCGTGGTCACTTCTACATTTCTtcgaattgtttttaaatttgcattttatgaTCGCGATTTCTTATGTAATTGTTGACGCCTTGTTCTGTGCTTTACAACtccttgtaatgaaatgggggtttatcgttccttaacctgtaaggacgaccacttcaattacaatgtttgtctgcTGATTTGTTGTCTGTCctcgatgataaatgagtctcaggtcgttgtttcgcttctcttaatcttagaatcaattgtacacctcgaccactgtataatctggttatattgaagtttctttgaacgaacaaatcaagatagaacactgtgacagcaacagcacaaagacatgttgcggcgttgaacgtagaaaccaaaaaGGACTGagtaaatcaaaatgcacgcacagggcaacaatcgattacgtcacgcagtgttatgcttcactgattcgatagacgagaattctatgtcgtacacaattttatattatattaagtgatatatttatcacatccTCTTTATGATTCCAGTTAAAATATAGATACAATTtgctttattacgtcatagaaATGCCTGTTGTACGGCATACTTTATTGAGGCGAAAAACACAAAGAATTTAGAAATCACTGTTCATTCACAAATAACGCATCAAGTGCGCATGTCAACAAAATACAACGGTGTGTAGCAATGTGAGATACAACACGGTCCTTACacatacaaacgtttatgCGGGTTCGCGTCGAAGGACTTCACAAATTTTAACTATTTGGTCGTGGTAGGTCGTGTCCTGAATAAAGATCCTGGCTCGTCTCGCGTAGAGGGAACGTTCAATCGCAGCAATTATGGTTTTTGTACTAAAAATCTCCTCTTCAAAAATGATCGCGTTCCTGTGTTGCCAAActtgttgtttaattactgtaacCCAGGaacgggcaacttcttcggtcggcgggcctgatttGAGAatatgaagtacttggcgggccggattcctgaatagattggaacgcagctttgtcttattaatgttcatggtcgaaaatgtctgctcataaatgtatgtagacccgaacagaacaagtagatttaaggccatctttctcaggttggcaaacttggacatattcagtgacgcaatacagggattacggcagaatgtggccgcaggccacattatcatgtaagaccggaaattgtctgcgggccgctcaaatttccgtcgcgggccggatccagcccgcgggccgtatgttgcccacccctgctgtAACCAGTAAAATGCTCATGTCGAGTGCATCAAGGTTTTCGGGGCGATGCatgtttattatttctgtTACGTCGTTAACCCTATTCTCACTAagcttggcttctcccgcacactgtcatagcaaaacgtggcgtacagttgcattgtttgctgtagaaacttgaaatttggtgacttttcctaaaaaatgttcagctatctgtccatgtttgtttgataaagttggattttgtaatttttaagatattgcgatattttcataattttcctctgctttgctctgctctccgcattgaagcgtattactcatttacgcaccaataactcgactaactattctctttcgttttcttctcgcggtcagctggttttccgcacagcggggacgcggcataacaagaagaatttctagaaatgtgtcacttttagaaatacttaatttacactaaattcactttctttagttttacaattatgatgtatacaggaagccagatgatttttctactaacctgtcaaaatccgatcagtttacgacgtatagttttctagtaattaacgattgaaaatgtgtgtgcggggtcggccacacctagttttttagtaaactcgcgagcctggttaggatagggttaaaggAGATCGTAGTTCCCGTGGAAACGGTACCTACTCTGCATGCGTAGCGCCATGTAGCGGCGAtttctttcaaatttaaataaaacatgcaaAGGCGCATCGGGGCCGATCAAGCAGAACCGACATGcggtttttgaaaaaacagtAAAGTTGAACGCATTTGACCTAAAGCTTAGATCGTTCCGGATGATTTCGTTTCGTCCGTCCGTCGTCCGTCCGTCCGACGTTTCGTCCATCGAATTTTCTTCAGGATCAGGAGGTAGGCTACAAGCTCAGAACGTACTAACAGAAAGTGGGATTTGCCAATATGCGTAATGCGATATGCCAGCCGCATGTCAGATGGCCCGCTTAGTGCGTTTGAGCTATTTGTCAATAATGCAATGCTTATCCATGTTTAACAATGTACAGAAGCTCAAAGAGTGCAAAACAGTGATGAGTGGAAACTACCGGTAAGTAAACTGAAAGCTTTTATTTCCTTGCTGTACGTGCGAGGAGCAATATGTGGAAAGAACCGACAATTCGTTGGATTTTGGGATAAAAAATGTGGAGAACCTTTTTTTTCCAGCAACCACGAGCAGAAATCGCTTTTGCGAAATCATGAGATTTCTTCGATTTGATTTGCGGAGCACAAGACTGTCCCGCTGCAGATTTACACAGTACATGGTCAACAAGCCGGACAAACTCGGTATCAAATTTTTGCGAGGTGTTGATGTAGATTCTAAATATAGACTGAGCACCATATCATATCTTGGAAAATATGAAAGCAGACCACCTACGCAAAGATTGTCTGAGCTTGTGGTTATGAAGGTGGTGGAACAATACTTGGGAAAAGGAAGAAACGTCACAACTGACAATTATTTTACCTCGACTCACCTCGCCACGGAGCTCAGCACATGTTTACTCATGATATTTATTTCTCAGCTCACAAAAGCGATGGCTCATTTGTCGTTCGATGAATCAAAGCAGCTACCGGTGGTGATGTCACATCTTGACAAGTTTCTCTACTTTTTCCCCGGATGCGATTACTAAGGgattttttttgcttgtgcTGTAAATTTCCTTTCACAACTTTgtgtttttcagtttttgtagaattttctttttgccttTATAGTCACTAAACCAGACTATTACctataatataaacaattgAACGTTTTAACGACTTTTCTATTAGCCAAATAGCAAGAAGTTGTAACTTGCTGATAATATGTGAGTGCGATGTATTGAGTGATTGGCTTTTTCCATTGCACATACATCCTCCATCACACCTGAATGTTGCAGCTTGTGTGACCAGAGATGGGATGAGAGATGCTAAATTTTGATCTCCTCTTCACATCACGACCTCACAGCATGAGTGATGCTGATCAACTGGGACCGCGATATCAATCTGCTGTTAAAGAAGCGCAATGAAGATTTACTGCTCCGCATCGAGATGCAACTCTTTTTCCGATGCGAGGAAAATTTTGCGTTCATCCCATTGGAATGTTGTAAGATCGAAGTAACGATCGCAACAAGCAGGTTTTGTCCCAGGTCGCTCTGGCGGCGAGCACTGAGTCATTGGACCTAGAATTGCGCTCTGGCAACATCATGCGGTCAGTCGTGTTGTGTTACTATAGTGTGATTTCTAGTCAGTCATCGTAGTCGATCGAACTTGAAGAAAAAGGCCAATGTACATAGTAACTCATTGGATATAAgttaaaagttgattttatttgcatttatGTTTCGAGCTTCCAATCGTGTTCAATCTGTGTGCTGCGAATGTCAACCGTTTTATATATCTTCAATCACTCGTGTTCCAACCCAGTTGTGTGTGATAAAATATAATCAAATTATGTTTGTATCATGTAGAATATGCTATGTTACTATTAGAGATTGTTGTTGTGATGTGTTATTAGCTTTGATGGCAATTGTCAGACACAGATACCTCCACAGCGATCATAATTACGTATGTATTAGCATATGCAGTGATTGTTTTGTCtgataaaataattgtaaaagtCAGATAATGTTGCACTGTTGCCACACTCAAAATACAATATGTAAGCTGCACCTAAACTTAATTATACTTTAAAGAATTGTTTTTAGACATAGGCCTATAACCTTTATAACTACATTACAGCATTCTGGTATTTGAAGTACTAAGTACTACTACTCTGGCTTCTATGCGGTATGCCTATGCTGGCTGACTGAATGCCAAACCGGGACGTTTGGCCGACCGAGACAAGACGCCGGGACACGACGTTAAAAAagggggactgtcccggctaaaacgggacgtatggtaagcctattTCTTGCCCAAAACATATTCGCAACTAGAAATGATTATTGATATTTATTCCACATGAGGTctcaataaaaacaagaataagGATAAATCTAGAAAGTATCACTTTTTCTAATATGAGAGGCGCTCATTGCCTAAAGACCtaaacaatgttttaaattgttttctatttaaagtTTCTAAACTCAAGTCTGGTTGAAACTTAGTTAGGGGAATACCCATGTTTAATACTACTTAAAATTGCCGAGACTAGAACCAGTAAAACAACCActtatataaaatttttaaagctgTGCTGTGTAGAAGCAGCAGGTCCGGATCTCCCGGAGATGAGATTAGATGTTGCCAAAAACGCTTTTAATCGAGCATGTTTATGCCCAGATTTTGCTCgattttaaacacaaaagcaGTGAGTTTGTGAGTGtagaaaactaaaacaataaaacttaaaGGCTCGCTACAGGATATTTTTTGTCCTGTTGTCTTCGGTTATGGGTTCGTTGTAGTTTTCTTTCGTGCTTTGCCGCCGGATCCGGAAGTTGAAGATTTAATAATCGGTTAATTGCAGCGAACTTGTGAATAAAAGTCTACATTATGCTCGTTATGCTGGAAATTTCCTCGTCAATATCCACCAGTCTGTTGTCTGACTGAAATGCAAAAGTATGTAACGTAGCAATAGGAAAGCtttacactgtctacagcggATCTGGAACTCCGGGTATTGCTGTGCACCTCTGGCAATACTCAGTACCAACATCAAACGCCAATTGAGTAACTGAGGAGATGATGATGACTTAGGAGAACGTGTGTGAACTAGTCtgcgattttaaaattctAGTTTTCTATATTTGGCAGAATAAAAAGTATGGTGATTTTTTATGGAAACCTGTATGTGCAAAGATGATAACTTTGGCACGGAAGGCtcaattgttgttgtttgcattttcgccataatgtttattttccgCCACTGACTATGCTAATCaaaagttacgatgctaactgctataagatggtaggtaCTAAGTTGTTAGCCACCTTtgaatattgtattgtttatttttcgccattagcTGTACGGAGCAAAAGTTATGATGccaaccgttgtagttatagcacaacaAAACACGTAagctcacgaacaattaacaagcaggaaaaagtggcaaagcccatGGGCTTAAAACATACAGGATAGCAATAATCAAATTGTGCAATTATATgataggttagcatggccaccaaacccacaaaatagtTCCTATGTTAACAAATCTTTGccaaatattacaaaaattgATAGAAGTGCACAATTGGAAAATGtagatatttgtttatttattataaactaGCATTCAAACAATGAGAATAAATTAACAATGAGTCGCTAATATTTGTCTTATTGGCTTGACatcaaaattacaaacaatgttgattttgatttaacttgaatattttgtttcttcgTTGATAAAACAAATGCACAATATCGACTTTTGACAGCAAAATAGCAACATTTGTTAGACTGAGGTTTAGTGAAACGAATGATGGGGCTCATAAGATTACAACTCTGGCAGCGTTTTACTCACTGGCTCAAGAAAATTATGTCATgatgaaataaatacaagaATGACACAAAGCTCACGGGAAATTCTATCCGAGTTATCGACACAAGTTATGGCCAAGATCCGTGCTAGACTGGTGCCAATAAATGAGAACCAGTTAGTGTTAAGAAGCAGCTTGTCTGAAATAAATGTATGTTTGTGATTTATCGTTTAATGAATGGAgcaaaaatgcttaaaaagaATGTGAGTTGTTGTTTGACCGTTGTTGGTTGGATCTGTTTGACcaagttttatttctatgATTGTCAGCTTTATTGAAGATTTTCGAACAAAGGGTTTTGTTAATGACCAAGTTGCTCTAAATATCAGAATATAGAAAACTAATCtttattaaatgaaattatgttCAACTCTGGAGGCAAATTGAAATCAAAGCGTTATTTTCCTCTTCCATGTAAACCGATATTGACTGGATGATGTTGTTTAGGCCTAGTACACCTGCCCAGCCAGTCCACTAAATTATCATAAAACACACCTGAAGCTGGTTTTCGCTGTTTTTATCTCATGTCCTGTTGCTTTGGTGTTTGCGTTACACTTCTTTCTATTGCTGTGTGTTAAATCTAAAATCTTTTAATTCCGGTTTGAATAATCGAAACATGTCATGACTTATTGTCATCAGTGCTTTGTTCTGGCAACTCGAATATATCTAATcacttaaaaactttttaatattCCTGAAAttatatacattttatttatttataaatgtgAACTATCACTAGGGATGACTCACCACCTGTCTGCAACTCACATCTCCCAAAACCTCTGGCACCCCAAGAGCTTATAAAACCAACTGGTCTTATAGAATCAAGTGGGAAGCCTTAGCAGACAAGGatgtacaaaaattttgctggCAACAGGTCAACCAAGTTCAAGAAACTTTCAGGATGCACGGAGGATATTGAGGCGGAATATTTGCCATACAAATTTGCGGTCCTGGCACCTGCTACCAGTGCTTGCAGGTGGAAACGGCTCGGTGTGGCAAGGAATGGAAAGAAAAGAGCCCCATGGTGGAACTAAGGGGTTAAAGAAGCAGATCAAGCAAAGAAGGCGACGACAAATTCTGGTTCCAAGACAAGTCTTCGTCTGAGTCGTGAGCACAGAGGTGCGAAAAGCCGTAGAGCAGATCTGGAAGGAACTTGGACAAAAGTTGGAGTCTGACTGCAGAACGGCTAAAAATAATTCTAGCAAACCATCGGCTGACTTTGGGGCAAAAGATCATATGCTGGAAATTGTGTTAAAAACCAACAGGGTGGTTTCCTAACTAAAGAGGATGACATCCTTGGTACATGGAGAGAATGCTTTAAAAATCTATTGAACTTGTCGTAGAAACATCAAATGACACACAATTGATATGTTTCATGATACGATAAAACCAACTGGTCTTATAGAAACAAGTGGGAGGAACATGAATTGATCTCAAAAAAGCGTATGAACGAATTCTTCGAGATAAGCTCTGGAGACTACTGGAAGAACACGGTATTGATGACAATTAACTCAATGTTGGATTGCCAAAAACTTTCTGTCCGCTTGAACAGTGTTAAGTCAAAACCTTTCACAGAGGATGTTGGACTCTGCCAGGGGTGTGTGGTGTCACCTCTCCTTGTCATGGTTTACCTGAGCTGGATAAAGAAGCACAGCCTTGGTCATAGtcataaatgataaaagtaggATTAGTCATTTGCTGTTTGCAGATGACCTGGTTCTTCTGGCTTTTTTCGAACCTGATCTTCAACATGCACTCGATCGTTTTGCAACGGCTTGCATTTAATCTGGGATGAAAAGTAAACGTGAAGACGAAAATTGAGTTACTCGGCTTATTAAGTATCCCTTCAAAGTGCTCACTGCAACTGTGGGgagaaacaattaaaaagatgaagaagatCAAGTATCTGGGAGTGCAACTCACGAGTGGTGGAAGGCTGAATTAGACACCAGAAGTGGCAAAGCAAGTGCAGTCATGCATGAGCTTCAATGTTGGCTTGTCATGAAGCCGAAAGCTTTCTAAGACCACAAAGCTCTCAATTTTTAAGTCAGTTTTCCTTCCAATTCTCATCTATAGTCAAGAATCTTAGACAATGACTGAACGAGTGCGTTCACGAGTGCAAGCTTCAGAAATGGGTTTTTAAAGTGCGGTTAATGGTGCAACGCTACTAGATCAAACGCGTAGATCACTGACCTGGCCAGGTCAAAACTAGGTAATATGGTCACCTTTAGAGATACCagcaattaaaaaatctttgaaCTACTCACAGGCTTTGTATCATTTTCTAGGCTATCCATAAAGTCTTGATCACAAACCAGGATTTTGTGGTCGGCTTCAACATCGCTTCTGGCCTGAAGTTGGCCTTTGTGGCGCACAAGAGCACGAGACTGTGCGCCTCGAACTAAACCCGCCAGCTTAGCACCGGTAAAGTTTTCAGTGAGTTCGGCGATATTCCTAACATCGACATCATCAGATATCGTCTGGGAATCTTTCATCTTTTGTGTGTGCATGCTGAGGATCTGCAGCCTACCTTCTTCATCCGGAAGACCTTAGCATCAAAGTTTGTGAAATTGTAAACGAATCCAATAAGATTCTATTCCTAGAAAACATTTAACTAATATCGAAATTAGAAATACAATtcagttattttttgtaaaacttacCTATTTCTAAATGAACTTCTAACCGTCCAGGTCGGAGAAGAGCTTCATCGATCATATCATGACGATTTGTCATACCTGTGTTGAATTAAATCAGGTtaattaatcaaaataaatGGGCTATGTAGCAACactttttgtctgttattgtgtTAAGAAAAAGGTGAAATTGCAAGCGCAAGTGGCATCTATAAATCAGACAAGATAAATAAAGTGAACTTCAGAATACTGATATTTTGACAGAGCTCTGTCCTCAAACACATTTGCTTTTAATTAACCTCGAAACTTTTTGCATGTTGTTGTAATGGCGTGGATCTTATCGTTTTACATTACGCATACAGCTGCAATcaccaaaacttctaacgctgACCAATAATAAGAATGTTGTTCAAGGGATTCATTCCGTCAATCTTTGACAGAAGTTGATTAACAACTGAGTCGTTGACTCCCGAGCTACCAGCCACACTGCCTCTTTGTTTGCAGATCGCATCAATCTCATCAAAGATGATGATGTGGAGTCCACTCTTCATACCAAACTAGAAAAAAGCAGCAATAGAGATTTCtatttaatttgaaaattgaaagagttgttttatttatgagtagtagtttgaaattttgtctAAACTTTCTACCATTAATGCAATgcacaaaccttttcttgttcTATTTCAGCAGGCTCAAACAGTTTTCTGATATTTTCTTCTGATTCACCAAcgtgtttgtttaaaatttctgAGCTATTTACAATCTGCACAGCACGCAGCATTACACGACAAACTTGTGCatttgcaatatttaaaactttagcACAACGGTGGAGCagataaatataatcaagactGGTTTTAAACCACCACAgattatagcctacatatgcTATTGTCATCATTAATCTTTTGTGCATTTCATGGGATAAGTTGGCATCCATTTACCCGAAAAACGCAATAgagcaaatttattttacttaagtGCGCAATGCACAGGTAAGCACATAAAAATGGAGAATGTAGATTTTCACCTGTGGTTCTCTGGCATTGAGCATTTTCCCAATCTGTCGAGCCAGAAGTGTTTTTTCACAACCTGGAGGTCCATGAAGCAACATTCCCTTCACATGCTCGAACCCCATTTGATCAATTTCTTCGGGTGAACATAGGCGAGATACAAATGCTCGtctaaaatttgtaacaatgTGGAAGTGAGTTTTGTTGATTTACTTAAATTTGTCGAAATGTGAGTTGTAGTTTTGCTCCTTTCACATTTTAACCAACAAGTTACTTATTTTTACCTAAACATCTCTCCAAATTCTTTATCCAAACCTCCGATACCAAGATCTTTAAAGTCAAAGTCAGGGTTGATAATGTTTGAATTTCCTTTATCGTTTTTCCTTTCTGGCTCATCTTTGATAAGAATAACGAATGAACATGAGACTTTGTACCATTTTAATAGATAGAAAAAACTTGTAACTCTGTAATTTTACTCTGTTATTCAAATGTAATTCTGTAATTCTTGTCCTAGTAATATAATACATAGTTAAACAAGCAAATTACTTGTTAACAACCTGTTACTTTTATGGGTGTGCTTCAATTTTGATCATTGTATTAACTTTACCATTGAAATCTAAACAAACCTATCAGAGTGATGGATTTATTTGATGCCTTGAAATCCATCTTTGTTAGATCTTTATGTGACTTTGCAACCTTGTGGTTTTGAAACACTGAGGTTATTGAATCGTCACTTTTAATGGATTTGACGGTGAATATCAACAGAACATCAGATATGACAAACTGAagctacaaaatattttgatatggAAGCATTCCAACAAAACCATGTtagttaatttcaaaatataatcATAGTCTCTAGAAAAGGTTCAACATTAAAACTGAAACTgatcaatcaatcaaattgtttaatgaaaaaaaccTGTTGTGTTTCCATCAACACCAAATTATGCTTTTCAAACTCCTCGGAAATGACATCTTTGATAGAGTTAGtaaaaaagcaatattttgAGTCTGTAGCTGGAGTTGAGATcccaatttcaaatgaaactTCTTGTGCCAATGCCTTTTTTGACCTAAACTGATCGACTGAAATAGAacagtttcaaaaaataaGTCACACAAAACTTCTGATAAGATGCCGTGGAATTACTTagattttcaaaactttttgcatagaaTTACTTAGATTTTATAATAATAGTGATAATGGTATTTCTggaataacaaaataaaagttacaCTCACCAACAACCTGGTGACCTATTTCAAGACCTGCCCAATCCATCTGCAAATAGTTTGAAGATTTTTGTTCATTTGgaaacattaaatttaaagaaatatttaaaaccatATCTTATGTAGTTTTAGTCACAGCACAAAAAGTTGGCATGTACGAGGGAAATCATAGCGTGATAGTCTATCTTTTAAAGAAGTAACTTTTATTGCATAATACCTGCAACTGTGGCAATCCTATTGATCCTGGTTCTATGCTGCTATGCGAAGAAGTGGTAAAAATATAACTTCTGCCTTGCTTATTTTTCACCTCTATATGGCCAGACTTCAAACaactataaaataaacatattttactcTTTGGAGTAGGCCAACATCAATTGTGTTGAGTTTCAGCAAGTTGAACAACTATGTTACATTTGAGGAATTACCATGTGaagattattttcaaattttaacaggttaaaagatttttacaAATTCACCAAATTTTTCGAATATATACGGACTATTGCCTCATTGGCGAATGtccaaattaaaacttttta comes from the Clavelina lepadiformis chromosome 5, kaClaLepa1.1, whole genome shotgun sequence genome and includes:
- the LOC143459894 gene encoding uncharacterized protein LOC143459894; protein product: MDWAGLEIGHQVVVDQFRSKKALAQEVSFEIGISTPATDSKYCFFTNSIKDVISEEFEKHNLVLMETQQLQFVISDVLLIFTVKSIKSDDSITSVFQNHKVAKSHKDLTKMDFKASNKSITLIGLFRFQW